TCTTAAAATCAGGAAGCAGCGACTATCCAATCAATGTCTTGCAAAAGGCGGGTGTTGATATGAAGGATACCAAAGCCATTGATACAACGCTTGCCAAGTTTGGCGAACGAATGGCCGAACTTCGCACTCTTATTGTTAAATAATATCAACGTGTTGCCTTCGGGTGACACGTTTTTTTTGTATTTGTAATCACGAGAATCAAACGGTATAATCGAATCAGAGGTAAAACTATGACGATAACAGAAAAGAAAGTATTTGCATTACAGCAGTATCACCAAGAAATCAAGTATCTCGAACAGATGTCTTCTAAAGGGAAAATGTTAGTAGCGTTTGATGGCGATGTGTATACATTTGCAGATAGCGAGATTGAATGGATCTATGAGGTTGAGTTTCGAATTGAGTTAGACAAACAGGCACTTATTGATGCTTATATGCAAGAAGGTTATGAATACATAACAACCTATACATCCAGCAAGGGTGGAACATACGCTTATTTTAGACGCCCTAAATCAGTCGTAATGGAACGTAAGCGCAATCTTGAAGACAGAACGCAAGTCTTAAAACTTAACGTGAATCGAATCGAACGCTTTACGTTAGTAATTCTTGTCGCTGTTATTGGGTTTTATGGATATCAATACATCACGAATGGAAATTTGCTTTACCTTGTGATAATCGGCCTCGCACTCACGATGGCGGGGTATGTTGCGCTGCAACGCCGAAAAATGTTGAATATTATCAAGGAATTGAAGTAAATGTCTGGTAATTTTAGTAAAACTTTACTAAAATAGTGTTAAAGGTACCTAAGGTATATGGAGGTAGTTATGGCAACGCTAAAAGATGTCGCATTAAAAGCGGGGTGAGCCCGGCAACCGTCTCACGCATATTAAATGAAGATCCGACTTTGAGTGTCAAAGAAGAAACGCGTCAAGATGTTCTTGAAGCGGCGCTTGCTTTGGATTATAAAGTGAAACGGAAGTCACAGACAAACAATCAAATCTCAATTGCAATTGTACAATGGATATCAAGCTATGAAGAGGAAGAAGATCCCTATTACTTTGCACTTCGTAAAAGTGTGGAAAGCTGTTTTATTTCGGAGCGAATCCATGTTAAACGGTTCTATAAAGAAAATATTTCCGATGTATTCGAAGATGAAAATATTGATGGAATTATCTGTATTGGGAAATTCTCGATGCAGCAAGCAGGCGACTTCGCTGATCATTGTTCTAATATAATTTTTGTTGACTCAAATCCTGACGAATCGCGTTTTTCTTCTGTTGTTAATGACTTGGAACATGCCTCAAAGTCGATACTTAAGCACTTAAAAGACAATGGGCACCGTGAAATTGGGTACATTGGTGGACGTGAGTTTCTTGGGCCTACTCAAATTGAATATGTCGATAAACGCGAGCGAACATTTCATGATGTTATGAAACAAGATCAAGAGATGGTTTACTCGAAACAAAATGTCTATCTGGGAACATACAGTGCAAATACCGGTTATGTGTCGATGTTACATGCCTTAAGTCAAAATAGGGTTCCTACCGCATTTGTGTGTGCATCGGACACCATTGCAATGGGTGCGTTACGGG
The window above is part of the Erysipelothrix sp. HDW6C genome. Proteins encoded here:
- a CDS encoding DUF2812 domain-containing protein, which codes for MTITEKKVFALQQYHQEIKYLEQMSSKGKMLVAFDGDVYTFADSEIEWIYEVEFRIELDKQALIDAYMQEGYEYITTYTSSKGGTYAYFRRPKSVVMERKRNLEDRTQVLKLNVNRIERFTLVILVAVIGFYGYQYITNGNLLYLVIIGLALTMAGYVALQRRKMLNIIKELK
- a CDS encoding LacI family DNA-binding transcriptional regulator; protein product: MSPATVSRILNEDPTLSVKEETRQDVLEAALALDYKVKRKSQTNNQISIAIVQWISSYEEEEDPYYFALRKSVESCFISERIHVKRFYKENISDVFEDENIDGIICIGKFSMQQAGDFADHCSNIIFVDSNPDESRFSSVVNDLEHASKSILKHLKDNGHREIGYIGGREFLGPTQIEYVDKRERTFHDVMKQDQEMVYSKQNVYLGTYSANTGYVSMLHALSQNRVPTAFVCASDTIAMGALRAIGEMKLEGKISIIGYNDIATAKFFNPPLTTVLLDTRYMGEIAASMLQLMIKTHNRMPVKVVLQTKLIERESDYKVNI